The DNA window TTGTACAAAACACGCTACAGTGCTTCCTGGAGGATGGTGGTATTCTAAAATGGATTGTCACCAGACTCCATTTCTTCACTGTAAAATTACAGTAATAGTTATaccacatatacacacacacctccACCATGCTCCcatagttttaaaattagtagaaaaataaagaatcaCTTTAAAAAACTTTGGTTATTTATTCTGAATCAAACCTTTGATTTAGAATTAATTCTAAAAAGTCTTGGTTTATTTCCAAATGGAATTAAACAGTAGAAGATAAAGAACatgtttcttctttatatcCACAATGTTTAGAATGAACAAAGGAAACAATCAATTCCCTGAATAAAAGAACCTGTTGAGTTTTTCCCCAGTAAAAATTTGAACTTGCTTTCTTAAGTATTTTGTCATACACAATGGTACACCTGGAGTCACAGCATGCCTGACTCAAGGTTttgattgttgtttttttttaacccaggGCCTGCCTATATAGACTCTCgaatcaacaacaaaaaaattccccCCTCTATTTCCACAACAgtggcaaataaataaaagcacatttGCTTTTGATCACTAAGTCACACATGCTGCTGTTAGATTTGGGTTAAAACTTTTAGTTCTTCATATGTTCTTTAAATCAGTGGTGAAAGATTCTATGAAGACCTACCTTGTCTTGGGAATTGTTCAGCTAACTTCCTGAGACTTGTTAAGCTGTCAGCACCAAGCTGGCTTAAGATGCCTGGAAGCATTTCTGTGATCGGTTTAGCCTCTGCATGACCAGTAATTGCAAAAGTGTTAGCAGAGAGGGAAGCTTGAACCTTGGGGTTGTTGAAGTGAATAACTGTTCCATCATCTTTAATCATGTTCACCTGTTTAAACATATTAATAACATTTACCAAAATGTTGCAGCATCTTGTTGAATATGCATGATGAACTATTAACTCAAATCTAGATTCAAAatattagatttaaaaaaaaaagacaaaattagtACTCCTCCTAGAGGATAATGCAGCCATGATAAAAGCATCTGGAATTAATACCACCTAAACTTGGAAGTAAAATATGAGTTAATATTATATGGGTTCGTACATACTATATGAAAAGGTAGAATAAGAGCTTTCCGTCATAAAATACACTTATCCAAATACGAAGTGATAAATATGCAAAGattgttaaaaatatacatgaaCTGTATGAAAACATACAAAGGCAAAACCACCCATAGGTTATTAGCCTGTAAGACATAAACGAGTTAGTATCAGGAATGTTTAGAGGGAAAAGAACCCAAAACCTTCAGCTCCGCGGTAACTCTTTACAAACTAAAAGCTCTAACAGAAAAGCCTTGCCACATCAGTTTAAGACATGACCATTCATAAATAACGTTTTCTTGATAGATGACACAGATACcgtttcagcagcagaacttgcaAAGGCACAACATTCACAACCCGGCCTACTTGCTGAAGCTGCCCAAGGCAAGGATACTTcctgcacatacacacacacacagaactCAAGGTTTATGTACTAACTGCACTAGAACAGGCTTCAGTCCCTTCCTAATAATTCCACAATGACTCTTTTAAGACTAAGTACATCATACAGTGTTCctgctctcttcctcctccctggtCTTCTGAGTCACCAAGAATTAAGTTTTACAGCCAGTATAGCAGCCTGCTTTGCTCCTACTGTCAAAGTTTATACTGGTGTATTTGTgcagggtttatttttgttggttttggttggttttttttaaacttaaatggagagaaaacaggaatttgGGAACTAAAGAGGAGATCTGAAATATACAAACgtacaaaatgtgtttttaacaGGAAAACCTTAAAAGCCTCTTTCAAAATCACACAGATGAGCTACTAATGGTTGACTTAACACTACTAGCCTCCCCAAACTATCTAGACAAAATCAGCTTGTGTCCACCTGAATACAACATACTGCTATTATGTAGCTAGCTATCAAGGTAGAAGCATACTGCATTATCTTCCTTCACATCAAGGCACTTAAAATCCTTAATAACTGTGTCTGAATACAGACCTTATGCTCTGGCGGGGTGGAACCCCAAACAGAATAAGAACTGTGTCTTTCTCTGGGTTTGCATAGCTCAGCATATACATATCAAGCTTAAGTAAATGGACAAATGGAATTGTTTCTGTAGCAGAGGTATGAAAGCTTACAGGCAAAACAGGCTTGTACACTGAATCTGTATTTGCCTTCAGAAGGGAGGCATGCACTAAGTGACTTCTGGAAGCACCTTGCAATCCTGCGTAAATTTATCACAGATTAAATATTATGCTTCTTTAACCAAGTACTACAGTAACAATAAGTTCATGATGAAGGAACACCTCCCCCTCCCATGTATAAGCATCACTCGCTAGTGTTACGGAAAATGGCAGTGTTTCAGTTCATATGTTATAAATGTAAACTAGATGTATTCAAGGAATATCCAAAACCTTTATATTCCCACTTACATTAACAGAGAAGCTGGTTCTGTAAAGTCTTTGCTCTCTTGTAAGAAATGTCATCTCCTGTGACTACCACACacagttcaggtttttttactgCATTAAAATTACCAGATTTTGGAAATAACAGACTTGCAAGTTCTTACTCCaggtatttttattgctttctttatATTCTGCACCACACCGCCCTTGCTTTAGATGTGGCTGCACAGTACATgtgcatttttctccttaaagtAAATAATCAAGTTCATGAAGCCAAGAATCAAGATAAGGCTTGTTTTGCAATGAATGTAAGACACACATATGACAACTTACTAGCTTCTACAATCACTATCTGGCCAGCAGAaccttctcccttctttctctAGGTATGCACTCATTAATGTAAATGAGACATCAATCAAATAACTTTACGTATCAGTAACCAGAACTGTAAGTTTttgaggggaagggaaaactgttggttaaaaaaaaaaaacaacaacagaacaaACACAACCAGAACACCACAGTGAATTTCCTTTCAAACAGGAAACACTTATTTTGTCACTATACCTCTTCAATGCCAGCAATGTTATTTACTGCCAGTTTTTTGAGGGAACTCTGAAGTTTTTTGTCATCAGCTGTAGCTGTTCTGTGCACCACCTTCTTCTTTCTGCGGGCTGTTCCCTGGAAAAGAGTCAAGACACAACAGTCAGCTCTTCTCAAAATCTCACAGCACTTTTAATTTTTGGAAGTTGTTATTGCACTCTGAGCAACATATCTGTAAGCTATGAGAAAGCTCTGTAgtcaaaaatgcttttcaacTTATTTCGTCTTTACCTGCAGCTTTAGCTGTCAGTCTCAATTTTAAGGTTTTTCTCAAGTGTAGAAGACCAAAAAGACACTGACCAACAGCaatattttccccttcccacaggtatttataaaaatattatttactatTAAGCAATATATAAGAGCTTCCCcaagaacttaatttttttctaagatgaagCAGAAATACAGGGATTTAAAAAGGTCACACTTTCATAACCAGgtcattaacattttttaactGTTCCACAGATAGCAATTTTGGAGTTCCTACTCTGCAAACTTTTATACAACCCTGCCTACAGTTAGGAGATAAACACCCACACTGAACAAACTATATGTtggggtttgggatttttttgtcatATTAGCTACCTGCTGGCTCAGACAAAAAGGAACAGCTCAGTGCAGAGTCAGATAAGCCCTGGAGCTGGCACAAAGGGAGGAACTCCCCAGAAGGGAGAAGAGAACAGCAGAACTGGAACAACCAACAGGTAAGCTTAGCTTGGGTTTTCACAGGTCACAACAAGtcactgaattaaaaagaacGCTTACGCACTGTGGAAAGCGCTCATCCAGTAGTTGTGAACtggaagaaaactgcatttcagttAGCTGTACTACAATACAGACCACACAAAAAACTTACTTTTCAGCCCTCaaacatatgtattttttcccctcccattaagcctatgttttaaaaaacaaatctcagacatttttctttcaacttgTAAATTACAGGTAACAATGCACCTCTGCTGATTTTCTTACCTTTCCTCCTATTCGGACCTGCGCTTGAAGCTTGGCCAGTTTTTCTTGGTTCATAGTGCTGTGTCTAAAGAATAAGAATGATACACAAATACAAGTTAACTGtcaaaatagtaagaaaaagtTTTCCACAGTCCATTTTAAAAGTACTCTCAGAATTGCAACGGGTTTTTAAACTTAGAGAAAATTTACTGAAACAGTGCATCACACAAATACACAtaaacaaaaagctttaaagCCACAACACCTAAAAAATACAAAGTGGTCCAGGAGCAGTCCGTTCAGCTGAAGTGTCTGTACCACAATAAGGCAAATCAACAGGACATCTGATTTTGCATCAGTCTGAGGTACTAACTGTGAATTTCCAAGTATGCTAGTTTACTCTTGGAACCATTTCACTAAACTACTAACTCAGAAGAGGTCCAAATCAGCACGTACAGCACGAGTGCTTCTAGGAAGACAGCTTCATCTTCAGCAGAGTCCAGGGAGAGACTCGTCACTACACTACTTTGAATACTATTTCCAAATAATTAATCTCTGATACTTTTAACTAATGAGCCAACTCCAAACTCGGTGAAGTCCACGTCTTGACAGATCTCCTATGTGACCCTCTGGCAGCTATTCATTCAATTCAATGACTGGGAAGTTAGTCTAGTGGTTTCTCCAACGGGTCAGGTGGGACCTTTAAAGCCTGGAACACCTGAAAATCTGTAATGGGTGAAAAAATACCCCAAGCCTTCCAACACAAGGAAGGCATTTCGCTGCTCTGCCACAAAAAGTCATCAGTGTCCCCCTGAACGAAGGGGAAACTCCCTCTGCATTTGCATTGTGCCGGGGAAgcgatggggagggggagacgAGGCTCCCGCGAGCGAGCCGGGACCCGGCGAAACCCCAGCACCGCCGGGAGGCTCACCGCACGGACAGGGACCCCGCCGAGGAGGCGGGAGAAGGCGCTCGGGCCGGCTCGCTGGCCACCCCCAAAGCGCGGGGAGCGGGAGGGAATAAAGGCCCACTCCATCAGGAGCCAGGGCAACCCCGCCTGGCCCAGGCACCGAGGCCCCAGGGGGGAGTCGCAGGCCACCGAAGCCAGGGCAGACCCCACCACACCGCGTCCCGGCGCACGGCCTCGTTCCCGCGTCCTCTCCTCGGGGAACGGCGGGCGGGAGCCCGCGGCGCCAccacggcccggcccggcggatGGGACGGGACAGCGCCGGGCTACCGCGGCGCCCCAGGGCGGGGGCGGCAGGGGAAGCGGAGGCCATGCCGGCGGAGCGGTGCCGGCGGGCGCGGGGAAGGTCTCACCTGAGCCCGGCGGATCCTCCGCAGCCCAACACGCGGTGAGAACAAGATGGCGACCCAAGAAGGAAAGAGGGGCGCACAGAGAAAGGAAGCTTCGCGCCACGTGACGGCACCAGCCCACTCGCGGATTGGCGCCGCCGCGGAGTCACATTTGCATAGCAgcggggcggggaaggggcgcGGAGGGGGCGTGCGCGCGGCGCCTCCTGGGAGTCGTAGTCCCCGGGGGCTGACAGGGACGGGCGTCCCGGGGCGGAGAGCGGCGCCGAGTAACCCAAACCGGGACgaacggcggcggcggcggcgacctCCCCCCTCCTTCATACATGGGTGCTTGCTCTCGGTTTTACCTTGCAACCAGCTGGGAAACTCGTAAAAGCAGCGGGACAAAAGGATTTATTTGGGAGTTTTTCCGGAACCCACCCCTCGCTGCCTGCTCCCGCCGGGCTAACGCTTGCTGTTGTTCAGGAGAGTACCCAGGGGTGACCGAGGTGTTCCTGCCCCAGAGGCCTCAGCTACCTGCGAGGAGCCGAGCTCCTCTGACCGAGAGGGAAAAGAGGTGATCCCCCCTCAGAGGGCCGGGGAAAGAAATCCCCACAGCAGCAACCCCCTTCCAAGCCGGGAGGTGAGGGCGGCGCACCGCCCACATCCGCCTCACATCACTTCCTGGGCTttgaaaaaagagggagaaaaaaaaagaaaaaataggaaaaaaaaaaaccacctaagCTGTTCCGGTCCCGTCTCGGAGGTTTACGCTCCGCAGTACACGGGGTGCCGCCGCTGCCCGCGCCGACACCATGAAGGCTCAGCCCGCGGCAGCCTCCAtcctctgcctgtgcctggtgCTGGCGGCCCCCGCAGCCTCCGCCGCGGAAGGGCTCGGAAAGGGTCAGGCAAACgttttcttctggctttccTCTCAACTTTTGCCGTTGCCGTGAACGGGTGCGCCGGGACCGGGCCGGTTCTCGCAGCCGGCAGCAGCGAGGGGacgcgggggcggggggaggccgGCCTGGCCTGGCACCGCCGCCGCGGTTGGAGAGAGATCGCCGCGTTTTGACTGTAAAGATGAGGGGGTCTGTAAGCGATCTTTGCCGTCGCGGTTCTGTTCCGGCTAACCTCCCACGAGTTTCCCTTTCGAGGGGCCCCGCTTTTACGTGGTGAAGGGCCGGGAAGGGGGGGACGCAGCCCCTCAGCGCCCTGCGCCCAGCCTGGTGCTACGGTGCCCTgtcagccctgcccagcctctgtcGGCCCTTGGCAGGCGATGAATGGCTCTTCCCTCCCGCCCTcagcttcccttttccttcatgACCGCTCCTCACATCTCTGGCCCGCATAAGCCTCCATATGTAATTGCCTTGGCTAATATCTTTATTCGGTCAGGGTGCGCAAGGGCCCTCAGAGCTTCACCCCAGGTGGTGGCTTTACACTATCTTAGAGATAAATCTCTTCCAGGCTCGTAGTAACACTGTTTGATCAATGACAGCAAAGCTTTGTGGTGTGGATCGCAGTCATTCCCCTTTTGCTTTACAGTTCATTCCTCAAAAGACTTTCATTCAAAAGAGGCACTCCGTAATGTGTTGTgtaacacttttaaaaacatactgaAGCTTACCACAAAGTGggctttggttttaaaaaaagaaaagctttcaaaaagcatttcctAGCTAGAATTGAAGGTTTTCCCCATTTTAACATGTTGGCCTTTGAATGAAGTAGCTGACGTGTCAATATCCTGTGTAGACATGACTTCTGCTAATCCAATTGCTTTTTGCTCTGCTACGTTCAGCTGGTACAAATGTGGTCTCTGCAGCTCATACATGTCTGTGATTGGACATGGATGAGGCATCGCCACCTTACTGCTAGCACAACTAAATATTTGATGTGTTGCATCATATATGTTCACAGTTGTTaggtaataaaaatactgtgcCAACTGTTCAAACCTCCCGGATGCTGCCACGAGGTTTTGTTGACCCCGTTCTTGGCTTTCTCCAGCTTATTCGCCACAGTTGTCTACTGGAGACAATGACCACTTTCCCGTGTCAGTGCTGGGCAGCCTGTGGCTCCTGATCCCTGAGTAGCTCCCAAAATCTGCCCTCCTCAGCACCCTGGGCACTGGGGGGTTGCTGTCTAATCCAAACCCTCAGCATTGGGAAGGGGCAAGCCGGGGCTGGTGTTTGGTCATCCAGCAGAGCCCTGTGTTACTGGAGCAGATATGCAGATCTCTGAGGAGGCCTTCAAAGGGAGTTCTCCTACAAACAGTTCCCAGACCTCCTTCGTGTCAGCTCTCCGCATGGCTTTCAGCCATGTGAGGGTAGTGCTGCGTTGGCTACCAGGCCAAAAAAAATGGCAGCCTGTGCTTTACAGTTGTTAAACGTATGCTTGCTCACTCTTATCTCAACTGATATAACGACACCTGTTATCTGGGTAtggaataaattatttcctgcaTTGATCAGTCACTGTAACATTCAGACTCTTTGATTAAACATTCTTACTCTTTGATGCTAATTATCTAACCGGTAATAGTTTTAGGGAAATTAATGATCATATGCTGGCCTAGgaatttttaagttttgtgtTAGTTCACATTCAGTGGGATTTAGGAAGCTGAATGCTGACATGTTTAATTTGTCACTAATCAGTTAATAGATGttcaagactgaaaaagaaTGGGGACTAATCAGAAGGCTCTTCAATTTTAATCTCTGTTTGGGGAATAATTTTGTCAtttgcatatataaaaatattcatgaGTATGGTATGTTTCTGTTAATTAATTTCAGTGGGATTCCTCATAAGTCTGTGTAGGTTGTAAGTATTTGCAGAAGTCATTCTGAGATTacagtttgctttaaaaaaagaatataaaattagtttaaaatattcttaaggGTTGGACTGTTTTCATCTGTTAGTTGACATGTTCCGTTATGCAGCATTTATAGACCATTCTCTCTGGCAGGTTTTGGAGATCATATTCATTGGAGAACACTAGaagatgggaagaaagaggCAGCAGCAAGGTATGTTACCTAgctttagagaagaaaagtgTGTTTAGAAACATTCACAAAGGTTCTGTATGGCTCCTAAACTTAACCACAGAAAATAGTAATTAACAAACATGGAGGTGGTTTAGGCAGCTGTTCAGATCTCTGTTGCTTATTAGAGAGGAAATAACAGCGTTTTGTTAACTTTGCTGAGGCACCACCTAGGTTTAATgattgaagttctagcatgtctttgaagtgagaagaaaatattgagTATTTATTGTAGTAAAAAAAGGTACAGATCTTAAACCTGCAAATGCATGTTTAAGTAGTATTCATCCCCTCAAAATCAGCAGTGCTAATAGCTTTCATAAAATTCAGCGTGCATGTGTAGATGAGGCCTCCGTGTGAGATGAGGGGTATTTTGTTATCATCTACAGAAAAAATTTGAAAGTTTCAAACTGTAGTGAACTGTTAAGTTGTTGAAGTAGAACCTTTTCTGGGTTAAGCTTAAACTCTAGATAGAACATTCTCtatgaaaaggtaaaaaagttacattttgacacatttttttctcagaatttcttctgtttcctgttAAAATGAGATAAGGAAAATTGTACGCTTATAATTGCTacttgtgtttttaaatttataacCTAGATCTGACAATGCTGCCGTTAGTGGAAATTCATTATGCCTTCCAGGTTTGCTGTTCAGTTGAATTTTGCTCTCAAACCCGCTGAGTTCTGCACTCTAGTGTGGTCACCAAATTAACCCTGATGGTACAGTTCAGAAGTCTTACAAGTGTTTATACTGGATATTTTAGCATTTATTTGATATACCTGTCCCAAAAATGGACAATTTCACTATTTGCACGAATAAATGTAGCATTACTTTGCAGCGGAGCAGAGGAAGCTTTAAAATGAGGCAGAGGGAGGTGAGCTCTCAGGTTTAGGCAGGGCGAGTGTTTCAGCTCAGAAACAGCCTCAGAGCAAGGGAGAGGCATCAGAGCCAGTGGTCGAGGAAATGTAAAGGCTTCGTATCAATTTCCAATTCTGCAAGCAATACAatctggctgtgctggggatgctggaggCGCCTTGGCTTTGGATTCCGCGTGGGCAAGGGTGGGGAATCCAGTGTTCGTCTGTTACTGGGTGTCTGGTTCTCGGGGGCAGCCTCAGTACGATCGCGCTTTTAAGCAGAACGCCCCACGGGAGGGTACCCAGCGCCCGGC is part of the Phalacrocorax carbo chromosome 6, bPhaCar2.1, whole genome shotgun sequence genome and encodes:
- the BTF3L4 gene encoding transcription factor BTF3 homolog 4 gives rise to the protein MNQEKLAKLQAQVRIGGKGTARRKKKVVHRTATADDKKLQSSLKKLAVNNIAGIEEVNMIKDDGTVIHFNNPKVQASLSANTFAITGHAEAKPITEMLPGILSQLGADSLTSLRKLAEQFPRQVLDSKAPKSEDIDEEDDDVPDLVENFDEASKNEAN